In a single window of the Sphingosinicella microcystinivorans genome:
- the cpaB gene encoding Flp pilus assembly protein CpaB codes for MDVKKLILLVGALVIAGISAFFVRALVSDSGAQQVQAGEVEPKGPKVLVATKPLPLGTILTQEMFKLQPWPKDLVENVYFLEGETSLESLTGKVVRVSVPAGQPLTKGSIVGPGERGFLAAALTPGMRAVTVSINAESGVAGFVFPGDRVDMVLTHGISYQGDTAEGTPAEALRVSETILRNVRVLAIDQRTNELGGEGEGPRTGRTVTFEVPPKFVEKIAVAQTLGQISLSLRPLAENTQELEQMIATGEVEVSDDLNPTQEKRLQIALQVQPNDRNPSFTTGGEVSRFASNLDPRPVAVKNGKPAGPSVRVFRGNKTTDVSVGAE; via the coding sequence ATGGACGTAAAGAAGCTCATATTGCTGGTCGGCGCGCTCGTCATTGCGGGTATCTCGGCCTTCTTCGTGCGCGCGCTTGTCAGCGACAGCGGCGCGCAGCAGGTGCAGGCCGGCGAGGTCGAGCCCAAGGGACCGAAGGTCCTCGTCGCGACGAAGCCGCTGCCGCTCGGCACCATCCTCACGCAGGAGATGTTCAAGCTCCAGCCGTGGCCGAAGGATCTCGTCGAGAACGTCTACTTCCTTGAAGGCGAGACCAGTCTCGAAAGCCTGACCGGCAAGGTGGTGCGCGTTTCGGTTCCGGCCGGGCAGCCACTCACCAAGGGGTCCATCGTCGGGCCGGGCGAGCGCGGCTTCCTTGCCGCGGCGCTGACGCCCGGGATGCGCGCCGTCACCGTCTCGATCAACGCCGAGAGCGGCGTCGCCGGCTTCGTCTTCCCAGGCGACCGTGTCGACATGGTGCTGACGCACGGCATCAGCTACCAGGGCGACACCGCCGAGGGCACGCCCGCCGAGGCGCTTCGCGTCTCCGAGACGATCCTGCGCAACGTGCGCGTGCTCGCCATCGACCAGCGCACCAACGAGCTGGGCGGCGAGGGCGAAGGTCCGCGCACCGGCCGCACCGTGACGTTCGAAGTGCCGCCGAAGTTCGTCGAGAAGATCGCCGTCGCGCAGACGCTCGGCCAGATCTCGCTTAGCCTGCGTCCGCTTGCGGAGAACACGCAGGAACTGGAGCAGATGATCGCGACCGGCGAGGTAGAGGTCAGCGACGATCTGAATCCGACGCAGGAAAAGCGTCTGCAGATCGCGCTCCAGGTACAGCCGAACGACCGCAATCCGTCGTTCACCACCGGCGGCGAGGTCTCGCGCTTCGCATCCAACCTCGATCCGCGTCCGGTCGCCGTCAAGAACGGCAAGCCGGCGGGTCCGAGCGTCCGCGTGTTCCGCGGCAACAAGACCACCGACGTTTCCGTGGGGGCAGAATAA
- a CDS encoding A24 family peptidase, which produces MAGALQIVSVAALFALLAYVIYSDVTRRIIPNTVNAAVALLAVPFWLGSGEALWPLAGWQLLLAVGVFAVFAGIFALGAMGGGDVKLLTALALWLPAIPYLRMLVIMSIIGGVLTLAYLVWHRRRGKAGQPEVPYGCAICLATFVALGEPIVKQLAG; this is translated from the coding sequence ATGGCCGGGGCTCTTCAGATCGTCAGCGTCGCAGCGCTTTTCGCGCTGCTCGCCTATGTCATCTACAGCGACGTGACCCGGCGCATCATTCCGAACACCGTCAATGCCGCCGTCGCGCTGCTCGCCGTTCCCTTCTGGCTGGGATCGGGCGAGGCGCTGTGGCCGCTTGCCGGCTGGCAGCTCTTGCTGGCCGTCGGCGTGTTCGCCGTTTTCGCCGGAATCTTCGCGCTCGGGGCGATGGGCGGGGGGGACGTCAAGCTCCTCACCGCGCTCGCGCTCTGGCTGCCGGCCATCCCGTATCTGCGTATGCTGGTCATCATGTCGATCATCGGCGGCGTGCTCACGCTCGCCTATCTCGTGTGGCACCGGCGGCGCGGAAAAGCGGGACAGCCGGAGGTTCCATACGGCTGCGCTATCTGCCTCGCGACCTTTGTCGCGCTTGGCGAACCGATTGTTAAGCAATTGGCGGGATAG
- a CDS encoding alpha/beta fold hydrolase — protein sequence MTPDLPPDDALIRRRSLPPDARRADWVAADGWRIRTLSWAPVPGRPSILFLNGRADFIEKYSESYWHWRRQGYGLFTFDWRGQGASGRFPAGTGGYFDAWLADLAGLAERAAALGGPLVLAGHSMGGHLALRHLAAGAAPRYRRAVLFAPMAGIAAHGVPPRVLSWLARARVKAGAGDAYPPMQGPYGERTRSVHRQRILTGDPERFADEGWWIDEDPGLAFGGASWRWIMEASASCDALAARGVPEAIGLPVDVFIGDNERLVDAVAARRLVQRLPDGRLHVIAGAAHELLRERSAVQAEVLAAVDGLMGAL from the coding sequence GTGACGCCAGACCTGCCTCCCGATGACGCGCTGATCCGCCGCCGGTCGCTGCCGCCGGATGCGCGGCGGGCGGACTGGGTTGCCGCCGATGGCTGGCGCATCCGTACCCTGAGCTGGGCGCCGGTGCCGGGGCGGCCGTCGATCCTGTTCCTGAACGGGCGCGCGGATTTCATCGAGAAATATTCCGAAAGCTACTGGCACTGGCGGCGCCAAGGCTACGGCCTCTTCACCTTCGACTGGCGGGGCCAAGGCGCCTCCGGGCGCTTCCCGGCCGGGACGGGCGGATATTTCGATGCGTGGCTCGCCGACCTCGCCGGGCTTGCCGAGCGGGCCGCGGCGCTCGGCGGACCGCTGGTCCTTGCCGGGCACAGCATGGGCGGGCACCTCGCGCTCCGGCATCTCGCCGCGGGCGCCGCGCCGCGCTATCGCCGCGCCGTGCTGTTCGCGCCGATGGCCGGCATCGCCGCGCACGGGGTTCCGCCGCGCGTGCTGTCGTGGCTCGCACGCGCGCGGGTGAAAGCCGGTGCGGGCGATGCCTACCCGCCGATGCAGGGCCCCTATGGAGAGCGCACGCGCAGCGTGCACCGCCAGCGCATCCTGACCGGCGATCCGGAGCGGTTCGCCGACGAGGGCTGGTGGATCGACGAGGACCCCGGGCTTGCCTTCGGCGGGGCGAGCTGGCGCTGGATCATGGAGGCGTCGGCGTCGTGCGATGCGCTTGCCGCGCGCGGCGTGCCCGAAGCGATCGGGCTGCCGGTCGACGTGTTCATCGGCGACAACGAGCGCCTCGTCGACGCGGTGGCGGCGCGGCGGCTCGTTCAGCGGTTGCCGGACGGACGCCTGCACGTCATTGCAGGCGCCGCGCACGAGCTGCTGCGCGAACGGAGCGCGGTGCAGGCCGAGGTGCTCGCGGCGGTGGACGGGTTGATGGGAGCGTTATGA
- a CDS encoding NAD(P)/FAD-dependent oxidoreductase yields MTGRYDVVVVGAGIGGASLAWFLSERASVLLIEAEAHPGLHSTGRSAAFFAESYGGPGVQPLTTASKAFLHRPPAGFADGPLVTPRGALHVAGPGAQGALDDVERAFLASGVAAERLDAEGAAARAPLLDPAWRQRALWEPDCTDIEVARLHQAFLAGARRRGAVLATDAPARGLERSGGRWRIETAAGHFEADVVVNAAGAWADEVAALAGTRPLGVQPLRRTMVVADLGAPVDPGLPVVFDVAGSFYFKPDAGMIWVSPHDETPAPPSDVQPEELDIAVAVDRFERATTATVRRVVRAWAGLRSFAPDRLPVYGFAPDAPGFFWCAGQGGFGVQTAPAAGAMAASLITGAAWNAPGVDPERYAPARFSGV; encoded by the coding sequence ATGACGGGTCGGTACGACGTTGTCGTCGTGGGGGCGGGGATCGGCGGCGCGAGCCTCGCGTGGTTCCTGAGCGAGCGGGCCTCCGTGCTGCTGATCGAGGCGGAAGCGCATCCGGGCCTGCACAGCACCGGCCGGTCGGCGGCGTTCTTCGCGGAAAGCTACGGCGGGCCGGGCGTGCAGCCGCTGACGACGGCGTCGAAGGCATTCCTGCACCGGCCCCCGGCGGGCTTCGCCGACGGGCCGCTGGTGACGCCGCGCGGCGCGCTCCATGTCGCCGGGCCGGGCGCGCAGGGCGCGCTCGATGATGTGGAAAGGGCGTTCCTTGCGTCGGGCGTCGCCGCCGAACGCCTCGACGCCGAAGGGGCGGCGGCGCGGGCGCCGCTGCTCGACCCCGCATGGCGGCAGCGCGCGCTCTGGGAGCCGGACTGCACCGACATCGAGGTGGCGCGCCTGCACCAGGCGTTCCTCGCCGGCGCGCGGCGGCGCGGCGCGGTGCTCGCCACCGACGCGCCCGCCCGCGGCCTCGAACGCAGCGGCGGGCGCTGGCGGATCGAAACCGCCGCGGGGCACTTCGAGGCCGACGTCGTCGTGAACGCGGCGGGCGCGTGGGCGGACGAGGTCGCCGCGCTGGCGGGCACGCGGCCGCTCGGCGTGCAGCCGCTTCGGCGCACGATGGTCGTCGCCGATCTGGGCGCGCCCGTGGACCCCGGGTTGCCGGTGGTGTTCGACGTGGCGGGCAGTTTCTATTTCAAGCCCGACGCGGGCATGATCTGGGTGAGCCCCCACGACGAAACCCCGGCACCGCCAAGCGACGTGCAGCCCGAGGAACTCGACATCGCCGTCGCCGTCGACCGCTTCGAGCGCGCGACGACGGCGACGGTACGGCGCGTCGTGCGCGCGTGGGCGGGGCTGCGCAGCTTCGCGCCGGACCGGCTGCCGGTCTACGGCTTCGCGCCCGATGCGCCGGGCTTCTTCTGGTGCGCCGGGCAGGGCGGCTTCGGCGTGCAGACCGCGCCGGCGGCGGGTGCGATGGCGGCGTCGCTGATCACGGGCGCGGCATGGAACGCGCCCGGCGTCGATCCGGAGCGCTACGCGCCCGCGCGGTTCAGCGGCGTCTAG
- the rnhA gene encoding ribonuclease HI — protein sequence MSAAPDVEVFTDGACKGNPGPGGWGAILRAKGRELELMGAESLTTNNRMELTAAIEALKALKRPCAVRLTTDSVYVRDGISKWVHGWQRNGWRTADRKPVKNADLWQALIAAAAPHRVDWQWVKGHSGHPENERADQLANLAIAELAAVAGEA from the coding sequence ATGAGCGCCGCGCCCGACGTCGAGGTGTTCACCGACGGCGCCTGCAAGGGCAATCCCGGGCCCGGCGGCTGGGGCGCCATCCTGCGCGCGAAGGGCAGGGAACTGGAGCTCATGGGCGCCGAGTCCCTGACGACCAACAACCGCATGGAACTGACCGCCGCGATCGAGGCCCTGAAAGCGCTGAAGCGGCCCTGCGCCGTAAGGCTCACCACCGATTCCGTCTATGTCCGCGACGGCATCAGCAAATGGGTGCACGGCTGGCAGCGCAACGGCTGGCGCACAGCCGACAGGAAACCGGTGAAGAACGCCGACCTGTGGCAGGCGCTGATCGCCGCCGCCGCGCCCCACCGCGTCGACTGGCAGTGGGTGAAGGGCCACAGCGGGCATCCCGAGAACGAGCGCGCCGACCAGCTCGCGAACCTCGCCATCGCCGAGCTCGCCGCCGTTGCGGGCGAAGCCTGA
- the thrB gene encoding homoserine kinase: MAVYTHVPAEVLSAFVARYDIGDLVAAKGIAEGVENSNYLIDTTRGRYILTLYEKRVAAADLPYFLALMRHAADRGLPVPRPIEDRAGESLQDLAGRPACVIEFLTGISVTEPTPALCRAAGEALGRLHAATADFAGTRPNALGHQGRLELAARCLPRAGEIDPGLAALIETEMAFQTAHWPAHLPQATIHADLFPDNVLALGDTVTGIIDFYFACTDARAYDLAVMHGAWCFSNDGAIFYPERAAALEAGYRAAHPVTDAEAAAMPVLRRASALRFLLTRAWDWLNTPADALVTRKDPMAFARRLIHYREAE; the protein is encoded by the coding sequence GTGGCCGTCTATACGCATGTGCCTGCGGAGGTCCTGTCCGCGTTCGTCGCGCGCTACGACATCGGCGATCTCGTCGCCGCCAAGGGCATCGCCGAGGGCGTCGAGAACTCGAATTACCTGATCGACACCACGCGCGGGCGCTACATCCTGACGCTCTACGAGAAGCGCGTCGCCGCCGCCGACCTCCCCTATTTCCTCGCGCTGATGCGCCATGCGGCGGACAGGGGGCTTCCCGTGCCGCGGCCGATCGAGGACCGCGCGGGCGAGTCCTTGCAGGATCTCGCGGGCCGCCCGGCGTGCGTGATCGAGTTCCTGACCGGCATTTCGGTGACGGAGCCCACGCCCGCGCTGTGCCGCGCCGCCGGGGAAGCGCTCGGCCGCCTGCACGCCGCGACCGCGGATTTCGCGGGCACGCGCCCCAACGCGCTCGGCCATCAGGGCCGGCTGGAGCTTGCCGCGCGGTGCCTGCCGCGCGCGGGCGAGATCGACCCCGGCCTCGCCGCGCTCATCGAGACCGAGATGGCCTTCCAGACGGCGCACTGGCCGGCGCATCTGCCGCAGGCGACGATCCACGCCGACCTGTTCCCCGACAACGTGCTCGCGCTCGGCGACACCGTCACCGGCATCATTGATTTCTATTTCGCCTGCACCGACGCGCGCGCCTACGACCTCGCCGTGATGCACGGTGCATGGTGCTTCAGCAACGACGGCGCGATCTTCTACCCGGAGCGCGCGGCGGCGCTGGAAGCGGGCTATCGCGCGGCCCACCCGGTCACGGATGCGGAGGCGGCCGCGATGCCGGTGCTGCGCCGCGCATCGGCGCTGCGCTTCCTGCTGACGCGCGCGTGGGACTGGCTCAACACCCCCGCCGATGCGCTCGTCACCCGCAAGGACCCGATGGCGTTCGCGCGGCGGCTCATCCACTACCGCGAGGCCGAATGA
- the ispH gene encoding 4-hydroxy-3-methylbut-2-enyl diphosphate reductase has product MADIDPELKRPLRVLVAAPRGFCAGVDRAIRIVELALEKWGAPVYVRHEIVHNRFVVENLRAKGAVFVEELDEVPEDVPVIFSAHGVPKSVPRAAEARRMVYVDATCPLVSKVHRQAERLIAQGRHIIFVGHAGHPEVIGTFGQVPEGAMTLVETIEDAETVAVDDPSRLAFLTQTTLSVDDTRAIVETLGRRFPAIQSPRGEDICYATSNRQDAVKVIADACDVVFVIGAPNSSNSLRLREVAERCGARAYLVQRAADLDWAWLAGADTVGITAGASAPEVLVQELVEALGERRRLSVEQVSTAVEDVAFKLPRVLTE; this is encoded by the coding sequence ATGGCCGACATTGATCCGGAACTGAAGCGCCCGCTGCGGGTGCTGGTCGCCGCCCCGCGCGGCTTCTGCGCGGGCGTGGACCGCGCGATCCGCATCGTCGAGCTCGCGCTCGAAAAGTGGGGCGCGCCCGTCTATGTGCGCCATGAGATCGTCCACAACCGCTTCGTCGTCGAGAACCTGCGCGCCAAGGGCGCGGTGTTCGTCGAGGAGCTGGACGAGGTGCCGGAGGACGTGCCGGTGATCTTCTCGGCGCACGGCGTGCCGAAAAGCGTGCCGAGGGCGGCCGAGGCCCGCAGGATGGTGTATGTCGACGCCACCTGCCCGCTCGTCTCCAAGGTGCACCGGCAGGCCGAGCGGCTGATCGCGCAGGGGCGGCACATCATCTTCGTCGGCCACGCCGGGCATCCCGAGGTGATCGGCACGTTCGGGCAGGTGCCCGAGGGCGCGATGACGCTCGTGGAAACGATCGAGGACGCGGAAACCGTCGCGGTCGACGACCCGTCGCGCCTCGCCTTCCTCACGCAGACGACGCTCTCCGTGGACGACACCCGCGCGATCGTCGAGACGCTGGGCCGCCGTTTCCCGGCCATCCAGTCGCCGCGCGGCGAGGACATCTGCTACGCGACCTCCAACCGGCAGGACGCCGTGAAGGTGATCGCGGACGCGTGCGATGTCGTGTTCGTGATCGGCGCGCCCAATTCCTCGAACTCGCTGCGCCTGCGCGAGGTCGCGGAGCGCTGCGGCGCGCGCGCCTACCTCGTCCAGCGCGCCGCCGATCTGGACTGGGCCTGGCTCGCGGGCGCGGACACGGTGGGCATCACCGCGGGCGCGTCTGCGCCCGAGGTGCTGGTGCAGGAACTCGTCGAAGCGCTCGGCGAGCGGCGCCGGCTCAGCGTCGAGCAGGTCTCGACCGCGGTCGAGGACGTCGCCTTCAAGCTCCCGCGCGTGCTCACGGAGTAG
- the gcvT gene encoding glycine cleavage system aminomethyltransferase GcvT has protein sequence MSESDETPLSLPLDALHRELGGRMVPFAGYAMPVQFESIMAEHNWTRESAGLFDVSHMGQLEFRGRGVAAALESLMPGDFLALRENRMRYSLLLGDSGGIIDDLMVTNRGDHFYVVVNGATKHGDIAHMAARLAEGVSLVHRTDLALLALQGPKAADVLARLAGEVSTLVFMRAGPFRIEGVDVWVSRSGYTGEDGFEISLPAEHAETVARALLAQPEVKPIGLGARDSLRLEAGLPLYGHDLSAASTPIEADLGFAISKRRKLEGGFPGAERVLGQLLNGAAVKRIGLRIEGKLPAREGAEIFAGETKVGVVTSGGFAPTVGAPIAMGYVSAGNAADGTALEIDVRGRRIAAVAAPMPFVPHRYVRQGGQ, from the coding sequence GTGTCTGAATCCGACGAAACCCCGCTATCGCTGCCGCTGGACGCTCTGCACCGTGAGCTCGGCGGCCGCATGGTGCCGTTCGCGGGCTATGCCATGCCCGTGCAGTTCGAGAGCATCATGGCCGAGCACAACTGGACGCGCGAGAGCGCGGGCCTGTTCGACGTGAGCCACATGGGCCAGCTCGAATTCCGTGGGCGGGGCGTCGCGGCTGCGCTCGAAAGCCTGATGCCGGGCGATTTCCTCGCGCTTCGCGAGAACCGGATGCGCTATTCCCTGCTGCTGGGCGACAGCGGCGGCATCATCGACGACCTGATGGTGACGAACCGCGGCGACCATTTCTACGTCGTCGTCAACGGCGCCACCAAGCACGGCGACATCGCGCACATGGCGGCGCGGCTTGCCGAGGGTGTCTCGCTCGTCCACCGCACCGATCTCGCGCTGCTCGCGTTGCAGGGGCCGAAGGCGGCGGATGTGCTGGCGCGTCTCGCCGGAGAGGTCTCGACGCTCGTGTTCATGCGCGCCGGGCCGTTCCGCATCGAAGGCGTCGACGTCTGGGTCAGCCGCTCCGGCTATACGGGCGAGGACGGGTTCGAGATTTCCTTGCCGGCCGAGCACGCCGAAACCGTCGCCCGTGCGCTGCTGGCGCAGCCGGAGGTGAAGCCGATCGGCCTCGGCGCGCGCGATTCGCTGCGGCTGGAGGCGGGGCTGCCGCTCTACGGCCACGATCTTTCCGCGGCGTCCACGCCGATCGAGGCCGATCTCGGCTTCGCCATCTCCAAGCGCCGCAAGCTCGAAGGCGGGTTTCCGGGCGCGGAGCGCGTGCTCGGCCAGCTCCTGAACGGCGCGGCGGTGAAGCGCATCGGGCTTCGCATCGAGGGCAAGCTGCCCGCGCGCGAGGGCGCGGAGATCTTCGCGGGCGAGACCAAGGTCGGCGTCGTCACCTCGGGCGGGTTCGCGCCCACGGTCGGCGCGCCGATCGCGATGGGCTATGTCTCGGCGGGCAACGCCGCAGACGGCACCGCGCTTGAGATCGACGTCCGCGGACGGCGGATCGCCGCCGTCGCCGCGCCCATGCCGTTCGTTCCGCACCGTTACGTCAGACAGGGAGGCCAGTGA
- the gcvH gene encoding glycine cleavage system protein GcvH, which produces MTVYYSKEHEWVRVEGDTATVGITDYAQSQLGDVVFVELPAIGKALVQGKDAAVVESVKAASEVYAPISGNVTEVNAALEADPALVNSAAETDGWFFKLSIGNAAELSGLMDADAYAAFCADL; this is translated from the coding sequence ATGACCGTCTATTATTCGAAAGAGCACGAGTGGGTCCGCGTCGAGGGCGACACCGCCACTGTCGGCATCACCGACTATGCGCAGAGCCAGCTCGGCGACGTGGTGTTCGTCGAGCTTCCCGCCATCGGCAAGGCGCTCGTGCAGGGCAAGGACGCCGCCGTCGTCGAATCGGTGAAGGCGGCGAGCGAGGTCTACGCGCCGATCTCCGGCAATGTCACCGAGGTGAACGCCGCGCTGGAGGCCGACCCCGCGCTCGTCAACAGCGCGGCGGAAACGGACGGCTGGTTCTTCAAGCTGAGCATCGGCAACGCCGCCGAGCTTTCCGGCCTGATGGACGCGGACGCCTACGCGGCGTTCTGCGCGGACCTCTAG
- a CDS encoding class I SAM-dependent methyltransferase — protein MARRHNFDPAEYAAHAAFVPALGAAVLGLLAPKPGERILDLGCGDGVLTLKLVEAGASVLGTDADPAMVAAARAKGLDAEVMDGQRLSFEGGFDAVFSNAALHWMPDTAAVFAGVHRALKPGGRFVAECGGFGNIAAIRAGLRGVLKARGYAVPDHEDQVYMTAPQARAALEAAGFAVRSCDIIPRQTPLASGLAAWLTTFRTGFLDALEVADRDRQAVIDETVALLRPILCDADGNWMADYVRLRFAATKPE, from the coding sequence ATGGCGCGGCGGCACAACTTCGACCCGGCTGAATACGCCGCCCACGCGGCGTTCGTGCCCGCGCTCGGGGCTGCCGTGCTCGGCCTGCTCGCGCCGAAGCCGGGCGAGCGCATCCTCGATCTCGGCTGCGGCGACGGGGTGCTGACCCTGAAGCTGGTCGAGGCGGGCGCCAGCGTGCTCGGCACAGATGCCGATCCGGCGATGGTGGCGGCCGCGCGCGCCAAGGGTCTCGACGCCGAGGTGATGGACGGCCAGCGCCTGAGCTTCGAGGGCGGCTTCGATGCCGTGTTCTCGAACGCGGCGCTGCACTGGATGCCGGATACGGCGGCGGTGTTCGCGGGCGTGCACCGCGCGCTGAAGCCGGGCGGGCGCTTCGTCGCCGAGTGCGGCGGCTTCGGCAACATCGCCGCGATCCGCGCCGGGCTGCGCGGCGTGCTGAAGGCGCGCGGCTATGCCGTGCCCGACCACGAGGACCAGGTCTACATGACTGCGCCGCAAGCGCGCGCCGCGCTGGAGGCTGCAGGGTTCGCCGTGCGATCCTGCGACATCATTCCGCGCCAGACGCCGCTCGCCAGCGGCCTGGCGGCGTGGCTGACGACGTTCCGCACGGGCTTCCTCGATGCGCTCGAGGTCGCGGACCGCGACCGGCAGGCGGTGATCGACGAGACCGTGGCGCTCCTGCGGCCGATCCTCTGCGATGCGGACGGCAACTGGATGGCGGATTACGTGCGGCTGCGCTTCGCAGCCACAAAACCGGAGTAG
- the gcvPA gene encoding aminomethyl-transferring glycine dehydrogenase subunit GcvPA, whose translation MRYLPLTADDRAAMLGRIGASSVDDLFRDVPAAARLSGPVEGLPLHMSEMEVERALSAMARRNLTATHVPFFLGCGAYKHHVPASVDHLIQRGEFLTSYTPYQPEIAQGTLQYLFEFQTQVARLTGMEVANASMYDGSTACVEAIFMARRVTRRAKALLSAGLHPHYVSVAKTLTHFTDDEVVASVPVLTEGAPGDDIAALIAAIDDETSCVVVQNPNLFGHVADLSELAARCHEKGALLVAVVTEAVALGAIRSPGAMGADIVVGEGQSIGGGLSFGGPYLGLFACNNRHVRQMPGRLCGETVDAAGRRGFVLTLSTREQHIRREKATSNICTNSGLISLAFTIHMSLLGEKGLRDLAALNHARAVQVAERLAAIPGVELLNGPFFNEFTLRLAVEARPAIRRMADAGVLGGVALGRLYPGEASLANGVVVAVTETQTDEDVDELVAAYEEAVSC comes from the coding sequence ATGCGATACCTGCCCCTCACTGCCGACGACCGCGCCGCGATGCTCGGGCGTATCGGCGCTTCGAGCGTCGACGACCTGTTCCGCGACGTGCCCGCCGCCGCGCGGCTTTCCGGCCCCGTCGAGGGCCTGCCGCTGCACATGAGCGAGATGGAGGTGGAGCGCGCGCTCTCCGCGATGGCGCGCCGGAACCTCACCGCCACGCACGTGCCCTTCTTCCTCGGCTGCGGCGCGTACAAGCATCACGTGCCGGCGAGCGTCGATCACCTGATCCAGCGCGGCGAGTTCCTGACCAGCTACACGCCCTACCAGCCGGAGATCGCGCAGGGCACGCTGCAGTACCTGTTCGAGTTCCAGACGCAGGTGGCGCGGCTGACCGGCATGGAGGTGGCGAACGCCTCGATGTACGACGGCTCCACGGCGTGCGTGGAGGCGATCTTCATGGCGCGGCGCGTCACCCGCCGCGCGAAGGCGCTGCTCTCCGCCGGGCTGCATCCGCATTACGTGTCGGTCGCGAAGACGCTGACGCACTTCACGGATGACGAAGTGGTGGCGTCCGTGCCCGTGCTCACCGAAGGCGCGCCGGGCGACGACATCGCGGCGCTCATCGCGGCGATCGACGACGAGACGAGCTGCGTCGTCGTGCAGAACCCGAACCTCTTCGGCCATGTCGCGGACCTCTCGGAGCTGGCCGCGCGCTGCCACGAGAAGGGCGCGCTGCTCGTCGCGGTGGTGACGGAGGCGGTGGCGCTGGGCGCGATCCGCTCGCCGGGCGCGATGGGCGCCGACATCGTGGTGGGCGAGGGCCAGTCGATCGGCGGCGGGCTCAGCTTCGGCGGGCCGTACCTCGGCCTCTTCGCCTGCAACAACAGGCATGTCCGCCAGATGCCGGGGCGCCTGTGCGGCGAGACGGTGGACGCGGCGGGGCGACGCGGTTTCGTGCTGACGCTCTCGACGCGCGAGCAGCATATCCGCCGCGAGAAGGCGACCTCGAACATCTGCACCAACTCCGGCCTCATCAGCCTCGCCTTCACCATCCACATGAGCCTGCTCGGCGAGAAGGGGCTGCGCGACCTCGCGGCGCTCAACCACGCGCGCGCGGTGCAGGTCGCCGAGCGGCTGGCGGCGATCCCCGGCGTGGAGCTGCTGAACGGGCCGTTCTTCAACGAGTTCACGCTGCGGCTTGCCGTCGAGGCGCGGCCGGCGATCCGGCGCATGGCGGACGCGGGCGTGCTCGGCGGCGTCGCGCTCGGGCGGCTTTATCCGGGCGAGGCGAGCCTTGCGAACGGCGTCGTCGTCGCCGTGACCGAGACGCAGACCGACGAGGATGTAGACGAACTTGTCGCAGCGTATGAGGAGGCCGTGTCATGCTGA